The DNA region GGTGCACGGCTTTCTGGCTTCCGGAGACACTTGGGCAAAGTTCCACCAGTTGTTCACTTCCAATGGCTACAAGCCCGACCAGTTGTACGCATTCGATTGGAACAGCTTGAACCAATTCGGCGCCGCTGGCACCGTGCAACAATTAGACGCTTTCATTGACAAAATTCGAGCAAAAACCAACGCGCCCAAAGTGCGCCTCATGGGGCACTCCGCCGGCGGAGGCATCAGCTACACCTACCTTTCAGATGCTGCCCGCGCAGCCAAAGTGGATGGCTATGCGCACATTGGCTCCGCCGTGCAAAGCGGCCCCGCAGGGCCGGGCGGTTCCGTGCCGACGCTCAACCTCTGGTCGAGCGCCGACGCGGTGGTGCAAGGCGGCGACATCGCCGGAGCCACCAACGTGCAACTGACCAACAAAGACCACTACGAGGTGGCCACCAGCAAAGAATCGTTCGCGGCCGTTTGGCAATTTTTTCACACCCAGCCGCCCGCCACATTGGACATCGTGCCAGAACCAGTCGTCTGCATCGGCGGCAAAGTCCTCTATTTTGGAGAAAACACCCCGCTCTTGAATGCCAAGGTGGAAATTTACAAAGTCAATCCCGCCACAGGCGAACGCCTCACCGCCGACCCGTGGGAAACATGGCTCAGCGACTCGCTCGGCTTCTGGGGGCCGACCAACGTGGAGCCCAACACGACCTACGAGTTCGTCACCACGCCACCAGCGCCCGGTCAACGCAGGATTCACTATTTCCGCGAAGGATTCGTGCACCTCAACACGCTAGTCTATCTGCGCACCATTCCGCCGCCCACTTCTTTGGCTGGTGTGCTGTTGGCGTCGCTGCCAAGCAGCGAGGGGCAAACGGTGATGAACGTGTTCTCCGCCAGCCAAGCCATTATACACGGGCGCGACGAACTGGTGGTGTCAGGCTCGGTGTTGTCCACCCCGCAATATGCCTCGCCCGACAAAACGGCCATCGCCTATTTCCTCTATGACGACGGCGACAACCAAACCGAACTGACACCCGTCGGGCTATTCGGCACATTCCCCTTCCTCAATGGCGTGGATATGTATTTCCCTACCGCGACACCCAGCACCATCCCCGTTGTTTTTAACAATAGGCAACTGAATGTCCGCAACATCAAATCCTCGCAGGGAATCGTGGTGAGCGTGTTTGACTAAAAATGTTCCTCTTGGACAGACAGTCTTTTTTTGACAGGATTGACAGGGTTTTGAAAAAACAAAAAAAATCCTGATAATCCTGTCAAAAAACAGTTCTCATTGAGCCTGTCGGCCATTTGGCAAATGAACCAAAACCTGACTTCATCCGAGCTCTGACATGAAAAAAATGAAACCCGCCCTCGCGCTTTTT from Saprospiraceae bacterium includes:
- a CDS encoding alpha/beta fold hydrolase; this encodes MRLLPLLLFGALACKQADPLPIQPIDDTPSTTAPGVQCDTCKYPVVMVHGFLASGDTWAKFHQLFTSNGYKPDQLYAFDWNSLNQFGAAGTVQQLDAFIDKIRAKTNAPKVRLMGHSAGGGISYTYLSDAARAAKVDGYAHIGSAVQSGPAGPGGSVPTLNLWSSADAVVQGGDIAGATNVQLTNKDHYEVATSKESFAAVWQFFHTQPPATLDIVPEPVVCIGGKVLYFGENTPLLNAKVEIYKVNPATGERLTADPWETWLSDSLGFWGPTNVEPNTTYEFVTTPPAPGQRRIHYFREGFVHLNTLVYLRTIPPPTSLAGVLLASLPSSEGQTVMNVFSASQAIIHGRDELVVSGSVLSTPQYASPDKTAIAYFLYDDGDNQTELTPVGLFGTFPFLNGVDMYFPTATPSTIPVVFNNRQLNVRNIKSSQGIVVSVFD